One Pseudobutyrivibrio xylanivorans genomic window, TATCATCCTCTGCATAATTTGTATCCCAAGGACTGTTAATCAAATCCTCTTCGATAACATTTGCTGAGGCTGAATTGGTTACACTTTCACCCCCATTTGAATCCTCTACAGAACCTATATCGTCAATTTTATTATTAATATTAACGTTATTTTGTGAATTATTAGTGTCCGAGGTTTTTTGGGCAGATTCCATCTGTTTGGCTATTTTTCTGGTCTGAACAACATCCTTGATTTCTACTCCTGCAAATACCACAACCAGCACCACAGCCAAAGACACAAAAATAAGGCCCAGTCTCCTAGAACTCTTGGCCTTACCCGCTGCTTCCTCTATTATTTCTCTGTCATCAAGCATACCTGCAGACTTGTTTGCCACAATATCTGCCACATGCTCTGCATACTGCTTTCCTATTGGGCTATTGAAGACGATGATGCCGTCACGAATGTCATTATAAAGGCGCAAAGCAACCTCAGGATCCTGAATGTCAAGCTCCTCGTTGATGCACTCTATCTTCTTAACATCTTCCTGTGCTGCTCTGTACTCATAGTAGGTCTCAAACTCAAACCCGCCTATGATAAACCTGTTCTTCCCCGACATGTAGCCTCCCCGTTATGCCCATGTTATTAACCTAAGTCTATCACAACAGATTTAATTTTGCATTAAATTAAGGGTAGCCAATAGTGACTACCCTTAACCCTTTAACAGCTTCTTTAAAGCTTACTTTACCGTTACCTTTACAACTGAAGATGTGTTAACCTTGTCCAGCTTGCCATTTACAAGTCCATAGCCTTCAGTATGGTAGTAATAGGTTACACCACTAACCAAGTTAGAATTTGTGTATGAACCTGAGCTTGCAGGAATAATCGCAATCAATGTGCCCTCATCCGTATCGTTGCCAGCTCTGTAAATATAGTACAGCTTAACAGTTCCATCAGGGTTCCAACTGATTGTTGCCTTTCCTGAAGAGTTACTTACCGCCGTTATATCACTCTTAGCTATATCTGTGGTCTTGTAGATAACACTCGGGTCGCTGAAGATAACAGTGCCATCTTTAGTTACTGCGTAAGCCCTTGCAATAATCTTATACTCAGTACTGCTCTTCAGATTTTCAAATACTGTACTCTGCTTCTTGCCCACTACCTTTGTAATGGCATGGGTATCATAACCACCGTCTGAATTCTTCGTCTGAATCTCCAGCTCTGTTCCATCTGAATACAGATCCTTTACCCAGTTTACAGTCAGACTGTCGCCTGTATTGGTCTCATCTGGCGCGTTAAGATTAACCACGCTCTGAAGCTTGATGGTGTAAGGTACTTCCTTTGTTCCGGTGATTTCTGCAGATTTACCAGTGAATACTGCCGTTGCATCACCGTAAATATAATTGCCAAAATCAACTGAGTAATCACCAGTCTTTGTACTGTCATCATACTCTGTCAGGTTGTAAATCTTACCATCTTCCTCAAGATAAATCGTATATGGTGGTTCAATCTTACGGCTGGTATATCTCTGTGGTGAAGATAATACTACTGTACAATCAGAAATCGGTCTTGTAACAATTGTATAGGTTCCTTCTGCTGTCTTCTCATCAGAGTTTCCAACCTTATAGGTCATAACAACCCTAATATCGCCTAGTGAAATAAAGTCATTATCATCTGTAATCTTTTCGCTTTCGGAAATCTCACCATCACCATTCAAATCGCGATAGTAGGTTATATCCTTCTTGATTGCTGTAACAATGCTTACATCAATCTCATCCTTACTTGGCTTAATCGGATATCCAGTAAACTTATATGTCTTCTTATCAATGCTCAAAGTTACCTTATTCTCATCATACTCGATAAAGTATTCAAGCTCCTTATTACCTGTCCAGAATATGCTCTGTCCCTCATCAACCTGGTCACGTTTTGCTGTTCCTGTAAAGGTTACTTTACCATCCGAAAAGAACGTGCCATCTGAAGATTCATTCTTTCCGACGATATATTCCTTTCCAAGTGTAAGTTCTACATCAGCAGTCTGATCCATATTTGACTCAGCTACCAATACAAGCTTAACGTCTGGAACTATTGCTCCACCTGTATAGGTCTGTATTGGAAGAGCCTCATATTCTGTGTTAATCCACTCACCATCTTCATTCTTGAAGAATATCTTGGTCTTCGCCAAATCACCCCAAATATTGAAGGTAGCAGATTTTGTTCCCTTGTAATTGTTTACACCAGTTACTGTTACCGTTGCTATTCCAGGTACAATGTTGTTTGTATACTTAATCAGGTAATCTCCTGTTTCACCGTCGTCCTCGCTCTTTACAAGTGTACGGCTACCATTCTTAACGAGTATTTCTGGCTCATGCTTGTTTCCATCCCAATCCTCGCCATTGCCTTCGATGCCTTCCTCAGCAAACTGGATATAGAAGTCATCACCAAGATTATGTTCAAGAATCAGGTAAACAATTCTATATGTAGCAGCACCATCTGCAACAAAGTAGTTACTTCCTGTAGAGAAATCATCCTTTGTACTCTTCATGAATGAAATCTCTATGTAGCTACCATTGTTGAGCGTTCCTAAAGACTTATTAAAGGTCGATACTGTCGCAGGTCTTGGCCATGTAACCTCTAAGTCCGCATCTGAAACAACATTGGTCTTAGCCAGCTTAGAAAGAGTATTATCCTTTACAGTGACAGTTGGCTTAATATCAATTCCGTCATAAATTGCATAGTAGTAATTCTTGAAGTTATCATTGTTGGTCACATCTGGGAGAAGCTCTGCAGCCTTTTCTGCTGACAGTCTCTTAACTAATCCACCACTAACTGCAAATGTGAGTGCGCCATCCGTTGTAGACATAGTACTCTCATTAGTAAATGTCTTTGTTGGACTTACAATCTCTTTCTTGCTGATAGCAAACTTTGTCTTAAGTGTTCCACAGTATGTGTTCTTACCTGTGATAACAGCATACTTATAACCTGCGTTAATACATTTATCTGTAGTTCCAGTGTTGTCTGTAAAGGTCAATGTATAATCTGTTCCAAGTTTAAGTATCTGGGTACCATATTTAATTGTGTTAGCCTTAGGTGTCTGCTCTGCACCATTGAAGGTGTAATGCCATGCAACATTATCTGTACCGTCATAGCTAACTGTTGTATAGCCTTCGAATGTATCCTTAACTGTATAGACTACCTGCAAATCGTTGACAATATTGTTGATATTCTTACCAATATTGTATGGCAGAACAAGATTACCTGTGTAATTTCCCGCACCAGAAATAGTAACTGTAGGCGTACCCGCCGTAACCGGTGCATGATTGTCAGCAGTAACTGTCTTATCCCAGCTACCTGTACCAGCAGTTGTGTTGTTCTTTACTGATAATGTAAACTCCTTCGCTGGGTCTAATTCATGGTCAGTGTTATTAGCCTCTTTAACACCACTATCGATAATCTCAACCCTAGGTATATTATTTGGATTATCCTCTGCTCCAACAGTCTCAACATCATAGACATTGATAGTTAATGTATCTGTTACTTTTCCTGCAGTATCTGCCAATCCACCTGTATACTTATAGCCTACAATCTTACCATTCTCTTTAATCTCAGCTACTGTACCAACAAAACTACTCTTTGATGAACTATAGTAATAGTGGAAGTTATCAGGTAATGAACGCTCAGTAATGTTAAAGTAGGTCACTATCTGTGATGAGCAGTTATTCTTACCTTCGATGGTGATATTGTAAGTACCCATCTCCGTAATCTGGCCATCCTCATAGGTTTGTCCGTCTTTTGTTACAGTAATCTCGTAATCATAGAGATTTGCTGCATCAAGGCTGGCATCTGCACCCTTCTGAACCAGATATACTGGATACTCCACATCACCAACAGTATAGGTTGTTCCCGATGTGAGCTTCACAACATCGTAAACATTAATCTTGGCACCTGTAAACTGTGCTGACTGCTGTGCTATTTCAACACTGCCTTTGCTTAAATTAAGCTTATTGATTGTAAACTTCTTTGGATTCTGACTGGTCGAACCAGTTGTGTTTCCGTTAGTACCCGCCTCAATAATTACATATGGAGCATTGGCATCATTGCTAGATTTGGCCAAAGTATTATTATCATACAGCTGAATCTTGTAATCACCAGATACCCTGTCTGTCTGTTGCTGAAGCTTATTTCTAATGCCCTTTACTTCATCCACATAAAATACTTCAACTGCAGGCTTCTGCTCAACAAAGCCCTTAGTCTTATCCTTGTAATCAAGGTAATATCCTCCATAGGTAGCCTCTTCTACTACAACTTCGATATTCTTATGGCTTGAATCTGATGCTGTCGTAAAATCAAGCTTACTAATTGTGAACTCGCTATTCTCATCAGGCTTAAAATCATCGCACTCGTATGAGCCAAGTCCCACAATTGAAATATAACCAGTACCTGCCTTCTTGTTATCATGGTAGATTACGTCGAAGTCCGTACCCTTTGTAAGCTCTCTTGTGATACCGCTAACCTTAATGGTAGCCTCTACTATTGGCTCAATTGCTGCACCGTTATAGGTATATTGGTAATTCTCGGTCTTTGTAGTAGCCCATGGGTCATAAAGCTTAAATTCCGCAGTTTTCAAGCTTACTCCATCAACTAAAAAGGTTCCATTCAGCTTGCCATATACAAGCTCCTTATCCTTAGCCGTCGCTGTGATAGTATAGCCTGGATTAATATTTACCTGTGTAACAGTATCAGGTGTAACCGTTACAAGAGATATTAGTCCAGATGCCTTGTGATAAAGCTTGTCATTAGGGCCTCCACCCTTTGGTGTAATAATTACACTGTCAAGGATTGAGAATGGCTGACCTGTATAATTTGTCCTTGTTATTTCCTTACCCTGATCATTCTTGAATATCATGGTAGCATTAGCCAAATTATACTTGATATAGAAGTAGAATTTTGTTCCCGTATTCGAAGTATAATAATCACTATTGGCGGTAGCTGCTACATAAAGAATATAATATCCTGCATCTTTTGCTTTGTCCTTATTGACGGTGTCTGTCTCAGATTTGTGCTCCTTGTACTTATACTGAATTGTGTAATCACCATAAGTATCTGTGCTGGTTGTTGATGAACCAGGATTTCCAAGCAATCCGTCAGGCTTTGGCATATACGATGTTCCATCGCATTCGAATACCGTCGTATTATCCCAAATCAATCCAGAATAATTATTTAAATCTGCTAAGAAGCACACTGTCTTACTTGTTGCTTCGTCTGCGCCATACTTCACTCCAGTAGCAACACCATATGCTAAGTTCTGACCCTCAACAGTAATCTCTGCATCAGGACCTGGCTTGCCTACATTAGCTCTGGATACAGTATAGTTGTTCTCAGCTTTGCCACCTATAGTAGTTTGAAGCGGCAAAACGCCCTCATATTCAGTGGCAGTTTCTGACTTTTTGTAAACAATCTTAGGTGTAATTGTGCTTTCATTTGAAAGCAGATATTTCTGCTGCTCGAAATAAACCTTTGCCAGCTCGTTATCTCCATCTGTTGAAGATATATCCAGGTAAATTGTGAATGGAACTCTACAATAACCGCTATAAGTACTATTAGGAGTACTTTCTGTGTCTGCCTTTACAAAGATATAATTTGTCTCATAGCAAGGCTCAAAGTTTCCTTTACCAGCTACTACAATATCTTCATAGGATGTTCCAAACTGGGCATTAATCTTTGCTAAATCCTTGTCCTTATCAGTAACTACAACATAATCCTGTCCGCGAACCAACTCTGCTTCAGTTGACCATACATTCAACTTAAGCTCTCCGCTTTCAATGGCATTATTAATATCAACGATATTAAATGCCTTGCCCGTATACTTCATCCTTGTTAATGAGGCATCATAGTTCTTGATAGTATTAGTAACTATCTCATACTTTAGCTTTATGGTCTGTGCCTGATAATTCTTATTTTTTGTTTCAGTTAAAACAATCGTTATAGTTTTTGTTCCCACGCATGCCAAATCTTCAGGATTGTTCGGGTCATCATTTGTCATTTGGATAATATAATCCACACCAGCATTAAGTGTTACAGGGTCATTCGTGGCATCTGACTCAATAGAAGTAAGCGTAATTGTAGGGAACTGAGGCTGACCTGTATAAGTATATCTCAAGTAGTAGTCCTTCTTTGGATTTTCATCTGATAAATTGTAGGTTGTTGTACGCTGTTCAACCGCTGTATCATCTGTAATCGCAGTAGTACCTACCAGCTCTGTCTTGTGCTCTGACAACTTATTTTCTGTACGATAAATCTTTACATTACCTTTCG contains:
- the srtB gene encoding class B sortase, with amino-acid sequence MSGKNRFIIGGFEFETYYEYRAAQEDVKKIECINEELDIQDPEVALRLYNDIRDGIIVFNSPIGKQYAEHVADIVANKSAGMLDDREIIEEAAGKAKSSRRLGLIFVSLAVVLVVVFAGVEIKDVVQTRKIAKQMESAQKTSDTNNSQNNVNINNKIDDIGSVEDSNGGESVTNSASANVIEEDLINSPWDTNYAEDDRAILPELTDLYAQNQDLVGVLTVVDTDINYPVVQTPNDPEYYLRRDFNGNDSTAGTLFVDYRCDIVNPTTNTIIYGHNMRSGAMFGGLKRYLKYDYYQSHKTIIFKTLYEEQEYEVVGVGLSQVGYDDDDAYKYYNFIDAVTGAELQEFLNNIQSLSAFDETIDISSTDKILTLSTCNTYKEDGRMFIVAKRVK
- a CDS encoding Ig-like domain-containing protein; this translates as MRENLNAIKRLVAFFLTVFLIGTTVGNDVFVIATEENRCPEFVDEQTYAANVLQPIGEGDGYCDRCGQVEEAHIQFDDELEEDNLADEEYLEEGEENIEDIDNTTDTQETQVSSGDAQATDSPEYIDETDETSEENKEDAAVDTDNSETGEEEIKEDEETTTIDEEDIDKEKDTEEIESEENKDEEEKDKEDLEEDKEKEEECEHQWEYIANGDGTHMKRCERCEEEEREACDYGDDGLCKYCGAPNMELEYQSYSKTFGSTTVTVAGNMPSHSTVTIYRVSPKSFENLVNRNLEDETFIAYEAFDIDIWDASGNKYQPNDNGESVQVSFKGVDELQATNEEDVTVFRLEDDNTVTEVEKDVVGEDVYFEADHFTIYGTGTVAPGSFLILYPTMIDGFGYAKVNNTNADKPYLKVNSARFKLYVDMVGQYTFSATTYKNLTDASVLDSGTAVATTGDIYVVNADTIGWMDIEIPLSGISGQDRFVTYGNTYSVVVIPMATPSGYVNIGYGTGTIESYVKSGTWEQQQAGIFIETDSNIELSATASDTYTITSISGPDPSSALGAGSGLNPYKLDPTADKYLYSKGDSGTFKATLSNTAADRNITWTSSDSNVIEVNASTGAFKVKAGGIATVTARYQNSSTTSTKAIDIKAIQFTIGGVDPDDSQAPYKAPYSGVEQSPTVRGYVGSTASDGNEVEVKHTFGNNLNVTTEAQALISYTVEEKTFTFNRYFTINPIELKASAFTNDTTLTVANGAVTAIDNVDPDNTEYTAKTRPKFGTDFTASIVSTDTSINGKVYVVDLVGKGNFTNPVNSEGQTEAVRWTKTTTSEAEVGITVELTDNSKLNACYYTGEEIGLSDDWSTDVVFKDSEGNTIDFINKSNATYLITDKGGSTKSNVTAGEKTLTFTVNSNVGGLAGAKFSVDFWVLKADISKAEIVWTNGNEFSYDGNDKKPEKGTHFTVKFGTKELSTSEYDVTYTGDTKNVTGTTNIPTLVVKGAGTNFDAKTQISAQYKIVADYDYNLIVRIQVGNSSYDGTKENNYVIPYEKIYNGVATSPNIIVYMDGTIYEEGAAKDYTVSVSDEGESGDATANVGTKVITITPTATGAFKGKLPVTATYKVVQRSLTTNMVDISKVTAKTYRGSAIDMVTAEPKASNPKEATSDSYDVKVTYDGNILKRGTDYTLTCEDNTNAGTATFYIEGTGNFKGKLSSGNYKFTINPAELSKTDTGKAYVTLDKDSVVYNGSSQEPTVTVKVNGKEINRVDATDSTKVNYTIDYADNLSVGTASVTVKGSNNLKGTVVLNFTITSDKSEFSKITIKSDYKAEKVKISGEYESTAEDGTITRYYTCNVPITYSGTAFDGSVGVYVDGNNKKLEFGKDYRYAYVNVINAKNCDITSESGRNESPKLIIYGQGSYKNNNAEIYLNVSPIDISTDNTSIKFDPTEDDNFEKQWNGSEKLLSNLVIKIDGKTLTAGEAAGTTGDYYITYLDDKKSAGTQRVKVTGRGNYGGARELTYQIGQDISSAIVTIVGPHLESDEMLKKSTNTSLLSLSENHGTEETPLTDIVNWRGNNEAPRIRLYGKLADSTLTLLTAKSGGLTVYDYTIEMSTEFSDYRSRQAGDETGTNFNTVHVKIDADAGTSGYYGKAEFYFDIYPQSIKVLGSQDNLDSTIGIISTGTVRHPYTGNVQTITPELKFYNGGGVAFSYALNIEKDANGNDVSVSRDYEPVTYDIGPSISDTIQTAVTGKGNFTDRLTLSNIISKGNVKIYRTENKLSEHKTELVGTTAITDDTAVEQRTTTYNLSDENPKKDYYLRYTYTGQPQFPTITLTSIESDATNDPVTLNAGVDYIIQMTNDDPNNPEDLACVGTKTITIVLTETKNKNYQAQTIKLKYEIVTNTIKNYDASLTRMKYTGKAFNIVDINNAIESGELKLNVWSTEAELVRGQDYVVVTDKDKDLAKINAQFGTSYEDIVVAGKGNFEPCYETNYIFVKADTESTPNSTYSGYCRVPFTIYLDISSTDGDNELAKVYFEQQKYLLSNESTITPKIVYKKSETATEYEGVLPLQTTIGGKAENNYTVSRANVGKPGPDAEITVEGQNLAYGVATGVKYGADEATSKTVCFLADLNNYSGLIWDNTTVFECDGTSYMPKPDGLLGNPGSSTTSTDTYGDYTIQYKYKEHKSETDTVNKDKAKDAGYYILYVAATANSDYYTSNTGTKFYFYIKYNLANATMIFKNDQGKEITRTNYTGQPFSILDSVIITPKGGGPNDKLYHKASGLISLVTVTPDTVTQVNINPGYTITATAKDKELVYGKLNGTFLVDGVSLKTAEFKLYDPWATTKTENYQYTYNGAAIEPIVEATIKVSGITRELTKGTDFDVIYHDNKKAGTGYISIVGLGSYECDDFKPDENSEFTISKLDFTTASDSSHKNIEVVVEEATYGGYYLDYKDKTKGFVEQKPAVEVFYVDEVKGIRNKLQQQTDRVSGDYKIQLYDNNTLAKSSNDANAPYVIIEAGTNGNTTGSTSQNPKKFTINKLNLSKGSVEIAQQSAQFTGAKINVYDVVKLTSGTTYTVGDVEYPVYLVQKGADASLDAANLYDYEITVTKDGQTYEDGQITEMGTYNITIEGKNNCSSQIVTYFNITERSLPDNFHYYYSSSKSSFVGTVAEIKENGKIVGYKYTGGLADTAGKVTDTLTINVYDVETVGAEDNPNNIPRVEIIDSGVKEANNTDHELDPAKEFTLSVKNNTTAGTGSWDKTVTADNHAPVTAGTPTVTISGAGNYTGNLVLPYNIGKNINNIVNDLQVVYTVKDTFEGYTTVSYDGTDNVAWHYTFNGAEQTPKANTIKYGTQILKLGTDYTLTFTDNTGTTDKCINAGYKYAVITGKNTYCGTLKTKFAISKKEIVSPTKTFTNESTMSTTDGALTFAVSGGLVKRLSAEKAAELLPDVTNNDNFKNYYYAIYDGIDIKPTVTVKDNTLSKLAKTNVVSDADLEVTWPRPATVSTFNKSLGTLNNGSYIEISFMKSTKDDFSTGSNYFVADGAATYRIVYLILEHNLGDDFYIQFAEEGIEGNGEDWDGNKHEPEILVKNGSRTLVKSEDDGETGDYLIKYTNNIVPGIATVTVTGVNNYKGTKSATFNIWGDLAKTKIFFKNEDGEWINTEYEALPIQTYTGGAIVPDVKLVLVAESNMDQTADVELTLGKEYIVGKNESSDGTFFSDGKVTFTGTAKRDQVDEGQSIFWTGNKELEYFIEYDENKVTLSIDKKTYKFTGYPIKPSKDEIDVSIVTAIKKDITYYRDLNGDGEISESEKITDDNDFISLGDIRVVMTYKVGNSDEKTAEGTYTIVTRPISDCTVVLSSPQRYTSRKIEPPYTIYLEEDGKIYNLTEYDDSTKTGDYSVDFGNYIYGDATAVFTGKSAEITGTKEVPYTIKLQSVVNLNAPDETNTGDSLTVNWVKDLYSDGTELEIQTKNSDGGYDTHAITKVVGKKQSTVFENLKSSTEYKIIARAYAVTKDGTVIFSDPSVIYKTTDIAKSDITAVSNSSGKATISWNPDGTVKLYYIYRAGNDTDEGTLIAIIPASSGSYTNSNLVSGVTYYYHTEGYGLVNGKLDKVNTSSVVKVTVK